One genomic region from Clarias gariepinus isolate MV-2021 ecotype Netherlands chromosome 20, CGAR_prim_01v2, whole genome shotgun sequence encodes:
- the lcorl gene encoding ligand-dependent nuclear receptor corepressor-like protein isoform X3: protein MATRCCSARCSAERKGFRRELDSWRHKLIHCVGFESILEGIYGPRLLQDLSIFDNCEPEATADWSTDARCSFCNLQLEKISDHLPDSPPHAEPPPQGINTSDTLQCQADQFLHAVLHKKEFPESCDPIIPLAAQELMRKMIRQFAAEYAHKIQTAENQNAITQTEPDGPLDLTLSRSTQCAQADGVLDLSKKNTTSLNTLAQQRLSGRPIKDERLGRSTQFADGLLSKAVKDVRSGALDLHKAAILYGIPQNTLRLHADHTHSGAAPLALANHNGVTASRTALHTGETKTTTSWTRPRSDQSERGKPLAESAAAASLLHRLVCELRERGDACNTAAGGSALLRIPQVRSGVTTPPSDLSGLVDAVYLNSKTSDRVKILLPKHTDCSSALESRPLQGDVPPPCVCARSAGGSASADECLEESERRDKQPRKKRGRYRQYDHDILEEAIAMVMGGKMTVSKAQSVYGVPHSTLEYKVKERMGTLKTPPKKKLRPPEPGTSGTPLNGSKRF from the exons CGCGGTGCTGCAGCGCGAGGTGTTCGGCGGAACGGAAAGGGTTCCGGCGCGAGCTCGACTCCTGGCGGCACAAACTCATCCACTGCGTCG GGTTTGAAAGTATACTGGAAGGAATCTATGGGCCGAGGCTGTTGCAGGATCTCAGCATATTCGACA ATTGTGAGCCTGAAGCGACTGCTGATTGGTCGACAGATGCGCGCTGCTCCTTCTGTAACTTACAGCTCGAAAAAATCAGT GACCACTTGCCTGACTCGCCCCCCCATGCCGAACCCCCCCCTCAGGGCATCAACACCTCAGACACACTTCAGTGCCAAGCAGACCAATTTCTGCATGCAGTCTTACACAAGAAAG AATTCCCTGAGAGCTGCGACCCCATTATTCCGTTGGCTGCGCAGGAGTTGATGAGGAAGATGATTCGCCAGTTCGCTGCTGAATATGCGCATAAAATTCAAACAGCAGAAAACCAGAACGCCATCACACAAACAGAGCCAGACGGACCGCTGGACCTGACGCTTAGCCGCAGCACGCAGTGCGCACAAG CAGATGGCGTTCTCGACCTCTCAAAGAAAAACACCACGTCTCTGAACACGCTCGCGCAGCAAAGACTATCAGG GAGACCAATCAAGGACGAACGTCTGGGCCGCAGCACTCAGTTTGCTGATGGTTTGCTCTCTAAAGCCGTGAAGGATGTTCGCTCTGGTGCGCTGGACCTTCACAAAGCTGCCATACTATACGGAATACCTCAGAACACACTACGCCTCCACGCggatcacacacactctggtgcTGCGCCTCTCGCGCTCGCCAACCACAACGGAGTGACAGCGTCACGCACAGCTCTGCACACAGGTGAGACCAAAACGACGACGTCCTGGACTCGGCCCCGGTCCGACCAGTCGGAACGCGGTAAACCGTTGGCCGAGAGCGCGGCCGCGGCATCGCTCCTCCACCGCCTGGTGTGTGAGCTGAGAGAACGTGGCGATGCGTGCAACACTGCGGCAGGGGGCTCCGCGCTGCTCCGCATCCCTCAGGTGCGTTCGGGTGTAACGACTCCGCCCTCTGACCTCAGCGGCCTTGTTGACGCCGTTTACCTCAACAGCAAGACCTCAGATCGCGTCAAGATCCTCCTTCCCAAACACACCGACTGTAGCTCCGCCCTGGAGTCTCGTCCGCTGCAGGGGGATGTCCCCCCGCCGTGCGTGTGCGCCCGGAGCGCGGGTGGGAGCGCGAGTGCAGACGAATGTTTGGAGGAGAGCGAGCGGCGCGACAAACAGCCGCGGAAGAAGCGCGGGCGCTACCGTCAGTACGACCATGACATCCTAGAGGAGGCGATCGCCATGGTAATGGGCGGGAAGATGACGGTGTCGAAGGCGCAGAGCGTGTACGGCGTCCCGCACAGCACGCTGGAGTACAAAGTGAAGGAGCGTATGGGGACACTGAAGACTCCGCCCAAAAAGAAGCTCCGCCCACCAGAACCAGGAACCTCAGGGACACCGCTGAACGGCTCGAAACGGTTTTAA